One part of the Pelagicoccus sp. SDUM812003 genome encodes these proteins:
- a CDS encoding hybrid sensor histidine kinase/response regulator: MPFNPSLERILPKSDSRSVLLVEDDDIHFELVNHAAHASPHLNVQIERAVSLGEAFSVIESSPPDIIVLDLGLPESEGLQTLETFLKRGIPIPVIVLTAMANLELGERAIQMGAMDFLGKDEISDRSLARSIRYSIERWKQKTTLDATIADLERFGNAAAHDLVSPLNAIQGFTRLIEIGLENTEVSKDIHECLHLLEVSSQRAADLVTDLHKFAKLGRHSISREETDLSELIEEVESSLQPMIGEHEGSLVVGSLPKLNLDRGLFVHVFQNLISNGLKYHRKGTPPIVAIDSCTVDGRHVINVRDNGIGISPSDRQRIFAPFERVKIDKAVDGTGIGLSICKRIIEAHDGVIWVESEVGRGSAFNFYINE; this comes from the coding sequence ATGCCATTCAATCCAAGCTTGGAACGGATTCTTCCCAAGTCCGATTCACGATCGGTCCTGCTCGTCGAGGACGACGACATACATTTCGAGCTGGTCAACCATGCCGCTCACGCCTCTCCCCATCTGAACGTACAAATCGAGCGCGCCGTTTCGCTGGGCGAAGCCTTCAGCGTTATCGAAAGCAGCCCGCCGGACATCATCGTGCTCGATCTGGGCCTACCTGAATCGGAGGGACTGCAGACCTTGGAGACGTTTCTCAAACGCGGGATCCCCATCCCCGTCATCGTGCTCACCGCCATGGCCAATCTGGAGCTGGGGGAACGGGCCATCCAGATGGGCGCCATGGATTTCCTCGGCAAGGACGAGATTTCCGACCGCTCGCTAGCCCGCTCCATTCGCTACTCGATCGAACGCTGGAAGCAGAAGACCACTCTCGACGCCACCATCGCGGATCTGGAGCGGTTTGGGAACGCCGCCGCCCACGATCTGGTCTCCCCCTTGAACGCCATCCAGGGCTTCACTCGCCTCATCGAAATCGGCTTGGAGAATACCGAAGTGAGCAAGGACATCCACGAGTGCCTCCATCTGCTGGAAGTGAGCTCGCAGAGAGCGGCAGACCTGGTGACCGATCTGCATAAATTCGCCAAGCTGGGGCGACACTCCATTTCGCGGGAGGAGACCGACCTGAGCGAGTTGATCGAGGAAGTGGAATCGTCTCTGCAACCCATGATCGGCGAGCACGAAGGTTCGCTGGTGGTAGGCAGTCTGCCGAAACTGAACCTGGACCGCGGCCTGTTCGTGCACGTTTTCCAGAACCTCATCAGCAACGGCTTGAAATACCACCGCAAAGGCACCCCGCCCATCGTGGCCATCGACAGCTGCACCGTTGACGGCCGACACGTCATCAACGTGCGAGACAACGGCATCGGCATCTCGCCCTCGGACCGACAGCGCATCTTCGCGCCCTTCGAACGCGTGAAGATCGACAAAGCGGTCGACGGCACCGGCATCGGCTTGTCCATCTGCAAGCGCATCATAGAAGCCCACGACGGCGTCATCTGGGTGGAGTCCGAAGTGGGACGCGGATCGGCCTTCAATTTCTATATCAACGAATAG
- a CDS encoding NUDIX domain-containing protein, translating into MVTYVSDRIIPEHFQYCPSCGTDQISISAQQENKVECAACDFTLYFNPSCSAGALIFDGQGRLLVVERAREPSKGKFGIPGGFTDFGERLEHVVVREAKEETNLDLENVRFFASFPNPYHYKSVIYPVTDTYFLASVDSFDRMEAEKSEVSGIHFVDPKEVPEEQWAFPSLRNVIKLYLSTKA; encoded by the coding sequence ATGGTCACCTACGTGAGCGATCGTATCATCCCAGAACACTTCCAGTACTGCCCGAGTTGCGGTACCGACCAGATTTCCATTTCGGCCCAGCAGGAAAACAAGGTGGAATGCGCCGCCTGCGACTTCACGCTCTACTTCAACCCGTCCTGCTCCGCTGGAGCTCTGATCTTCGACGGTCAGGGACGGCTTCTGGTCGTCGAGCGGGCCCGTGAGCCGTCTAAGGGAAAGTTTGGCATTCCGGGCGGCTTCACCGATTTCGGCGAGCGCCTCGAGCACGTGGTGGTTCGCGAGGCGAAGGAGGAAACCAATCTGGACTTGGAAAACGTGCGCTTCTTCGCCTCCTTTCCCAACCCCTATCACTACAAATCCGTGATCTATCCGGTCACCGATACCTACTTTCTCGCTTCTGTCGATTCCTTCGATCGGATGGAAGCGGAGAAGAGCGAAGTATCCGGTATCCATTTCGTGGATCCGAAGGAAGTTCCTGAGGAGCAGTGGGCTTTTCCGTCGCTGCGAAACGTGATCAAGCTCTACCTCTCGACCAAGGCCTGA
- a CDS encoding endonuclease/exonuclease/phosphatase family protein codes for MKRFRRLTWLFCLSLVAVLRPEELPEPPPKEGLRVATYNLRNYLSMDRLVEGRYRLDYPKREIEKAVVRETILALEADVLAVQEVGSQDFLRELREDLARDGLVYHGMALVRGEDQSRMVGALWREDRGFSVESLEHVDLDFTIFGEASRVKRGMLELRVRIASTDQELALFALHLKSKYTDDERDPQSSLRRAGEAQAARDRILRRCSEPSRNMFVIAGDLNDGPHSSAVRRFLSKGEVQISRLQDHSDHQKQIWTHFYEKGAEYSRIDYLLVSPGLEAVAVLNGGVYWHEDFFRGSDHRPVWMDIRFPK; via the coding sequence ATGAAACGGTTCCGTAGGCTGACTTGGCTTTTCTGCCTCTCTCTCGTCGCTGTTCTGCGCCCGGAGGAGCTGCCTGAACCGCCCCCAAAGGAGGGATTGCGGGTGGCGACCTACAATCTCCGCAACTACCTTAGCATGGATCGTCTGGTGGAGGGCCGATATCGGCTCGATTATCCGAAACGGGAGATTGAAAAGGCGGTGGTGCGGGAGACGATCCTGGCGCTGGAAGCCGATGTGCTCGCGGTGCAGGAAGTCGGATCCCAAGACTTTCTACGAGAGCTGCGCGAGGATTTGGCTCGTGACGGGTTGGTCTATCACGGAATGGCCCTTGTTCGGGGCGAAGACCAATCCCGCATGGTGGGAGCTCTTTGGCGCGAGGACCGAGGCTTTTCGGTGGAGTCGCTGGAGCATGTCGATCTCGATTTCACGATTTTCGGCGAAGCGAGCCGAGTGAAGCGGGGCATGCTCGAACTGCGCGTGCGGATAGCGTCGACCGATCAGGAGTTGGCTTTGTTCGCTCTGCATTTGAAAAGCAAATACACCGACGACGAGCGCGACCCGCAGTCCTCGCTCAGACGAGCGGGCGAGGCGCAAGCGGCTCGAGATCGGATATTGCGTCGATGCTCTGAACCGTCGCGAAACATGTTTGTCATCGCGGGGGATCTGAATGATGGTCCTCACTCCTCCGCAGTGAGGCGCTTTCTCAGCAAGGGCGAGGTGCAGATCAGTCGCTTGCAGGATCATAGCGACCACCAGAAGCAGATTTGGACTCACTTCTACGAGAAGGGGGCGGAGTATTCGCGAATCGACTACCTCCTCGTTTCTCCGGGGTTAGAGGCGGTCGCCGTCTTGAACGGAGGCGTGTACTGGCATGAGGACTTCTTCCGCGGCAGCGACCATCGCCCGGTCTGGATGGACATCCGTTTTCCGAAGTAG
- a CDS encoding M48 family metallopeptidase codes for MTPLEVVFLVALLAKLGAELVLEALNRAHVAKRSSKLPAELEGVMSEENFNKSNRYTLAKSRFGSWELLFDALVVAAIVLSGVLPAAFETWSATFGNAAWSSALFLVVAMVVAGLPSLPFDYWSQFKIEARFGFNRSSVGLWLADKLKGTLVGLIIGFPLLWVLISLVDWIGPLWWAVGFGVMFVFQLVMMVLYPMLIIPLFNKLTPLEDGPLKTRLMAMSDKAGFKCNAIQVIDGSKRSAHSNAYFTGFGKFRRIVLYDTLIEQLGEEEIEAVLAHEIGHYKKGHIPKMLITSGLMMLAGFWIVGYLARSERFFSDFGFDPQSADIGIAFLLFGLIGGLFTFWLTPIFNVMSRKHEYEADAFARDIVGSWKPLSRALRQLSEKNLSNLQPHPAYSGFHYSHPTLLEREHSMRGD; via the coding sequence ATGACACCCCTTGAAGTGGTCTTTCTAGTCGCCCTCCTAGCGAAACTCGGGGCGGAACTGGTCCTCGAAGCCCTGAACCGCGCCCACGTGGCGAAGCGTTCCAGCAAGCTGCCTGCCGAGCTGGAGGGCGTGATGAGCGAGGAAAATTTCAACAAGTCCAACCGCTACACCCTCGCGAAAAGCCGTTTCGGATCCTGGGAGCTTCTTTTCGACGCCCTGGTGGTGGCGGCGATCGTGCTTTCCGGCGTGCTGCCTGCGGCCTTCGAGACGTGGTCGGCGACCTTTGGAAACGCGGCCTGGAGCTCGGCCCTTTTTCTGGTAGTGGCGATGGTGGTCGCTGGGCTACCCAGTCTTCCATTCGACTACTGGTCTCAGTTCAAGATCGAGGCGCGGTTTGGCTTCAATCGCAGCAGCGTGGGGCTTTGGCTCGCTGACAAGCTGAAGGGGACCTTGGTGGGTCTGATCATAGGATTTCCGCTACTATGGGTGCTCATCAGCCTTGTGGACTGGATCGGTCCGCTCTGGTGGGCGGTCGGCTTCGGCGTGATGTTCGTCTTCCAACTCGTCATGATGGTGCTCTATCCCATGCTCATCATCCCTCTCTTCAACAAGCTGACGCCCCTGGAGGACGGGCCGCTGAAAACGCGGTTGATGGCCATGTCGGACAAGGCTGGCTTCAAGTGCAACGCCATCCAGGTCATCGATGGCAGCAAGCGTTCGGCCCACTCAAACGCCTACTTCACAGGCTTCGGAAAATTCCGCCGTATCGTGCTTTACGATACGTTGATCGAACAGCTCGGGGAGGAGGAGATCGAAGCTGTGCTGGCTCACGAAATCGGACATTACAAAAAGGGGCATATCCCGAAAATGCTGATCACCTCGGGGCTGATGATGCTCGCCGGGTTCTGGATCGTCGGCTACCTCGCTCGCAGCGAACGGTTCTTCTCCGATTTCGGATTCGATCCGCAAAGCGCCGACATCGGCATCGCCTTCCTCCTCTTCGGGCTTATCGGCGGACTGTTCACGTTTTGGCTGACCCCGATCTTCAATGTCATGTCTCGAAAACATGAATACGAGGCCGACGCCTTCGCTCGCGACATCGTGGGGTCCTGGAAACCTCTCAGCCGGGCCTTGCGCCAGTTGAGCGAAAAGAACCTGAGCAATCTGCAGCCACACCCTGCGTACAGCGGTTTCCACTACAGCCATCCGACCTTGTTGGAGCGCGAGCATTCGATGAGAGGGGACTGA
- the xseB gene encoding exodeoxyribonuclease VII small subunit, protein MSAKKKETIASFEEGLEKLEAIVQEMEEGKLPLEKLITHYESGSKLLAECDLKLKEAEKKIEILRSKNAENPVFEDFDPDQ, encoded by the coding sequence GTGAGCGCCAAGAAAAAGGAAACGATCGCCAGTTTCGAAGAGGGACTGGAAAAGCTGGAAGCCATCGTGCAGGAGATGGAGGAAGGAAAACTGCCGCTGGAAAAGCTGATCACCCACTACGAATCCGGTTCGAAGCTGCTCGCCGAATGCGATCTCAAGCTCAAGGAAGCGGAAAAGAAGATAGAAATCCTGCGCTCGAAAAACGCGGAAAACCCGGTCTTCGAGGATTTCGATCCCGATCAGTAG
- the dxs gene encoding 1-deoxy-D-xylulose-5-phosphate synthase, producing MKDQSQKSSSPAGSAYPLLSQIKGASDLRKLSSVQLESLAEEIRQRLINVTSVNGGHLGPNLGVVELSIALHLVFDTPADQFVFDTSHQGYVHKLLTGRNGPDFEGIRSSKGLSGFLARDESEHDAFGAGHAGTALSAALGMATARDVLKSKDHVVAVCGDASFTCGITMEALNNVAASTQRLIIVLNDNEWSIAKNVGAISKYLNELITNPIYNRLHHDVGTLLKSVPGGDQLVKLGKTAEKGWKSMVLPSSLFEKYGVRYLGPIDGHDLPLVRRYLEFAKESDEPVIVHVVTKKGKGYKPAIDHPERFHGTSPFAIPSGLPSKKTKTPPPAYQDVFGKAMVRFAKANPKIVGITGAMPSGTGLIHLSDEVPEQFYDVGIAEEHAVLFAAGMATRGLRPVCGIYSTFLQRAFDQIIHDVCLQKLPVVFCMDRAGLSPNDGPTHHGLFDIAYLRMVPNLIFMQPSNEDELVDMMQTAFSQNLPAFIRYPRGSGVGVEMKTDPQALPIGKAEVVKNGSELVIWALGPMVQDALQLAQTLEAEDGVKVGVVNARFIKPLDRSLLLEQADTATLLVTMEDGVLSGGFGSLVAETLVDNGLATPLHRIGWPDEFVSHGDSVAELRSRHGLSPDDMLRGIRSKLKTLHA from the coding sequence TTGAAAGACCAGTCACAGAAATCCTCCTCGCCCGCCGGCAGCGCCTATCCTCTCCTCAGCCAGATCAAAGGGGCTTCCGACCTAAGAAAGCTAAGCAGCGTCCAGCTCGAATCGTTGGCCGAAGAAATCCGACAGCGCTTGATAAACGTCACCTCGGTCAACGGTGGCCATCTGGGGCCGAATCTCGGCGTGGTGGAGCTGAGCATCGCCCTGCACCTGGTGTTCGACACTCCCGCGGATCAGTTCGTCTTCGACACCTCCCACCAGGGCTACGTGCACAAGCTGCTCACTGGTCGCAACGGTCCCGACTTCGAAGGCATCCGCTCCTCCAAGGGTCTGAGCGGATTTCTCGCTCGCGACGAGAGCGAGCATGACGCGTTCGGGGCGGGTCACGCCGGCACGGCGCTTTCCGCAGCTCTCGGCATGGCGACGGCCCGCGACGTCCTCAAGTCCAAGGATCATGTGGTGGCGGTCTGCGGCGACGCTTCCTTCACCTGCGGCATCACCATGGAGGCGCTCAACAACGTGGCCGCCTCCACCCAGCGCCTGATCATCGTGCTCAACGACAACGAGTGGTCCATCGCCAAAAACGTCGGCGCCATATCGAAGTACCTCAATGAGCTCATCACCAACCCGATCTACAACCGCTTGCATCACGACGTGGGCACTCTGCTGAAGAGCGTGCCGGGCGGCGACCAGCTGGTGAAGCTGGGCAAGACCGCGGAAAAGGGCTGGAAGAGCATGGTGCTGCCCTCCTCGCTTTTCGAAAAATACGGCGTGCGCTACCTGGGGCCGATCGACGGCCACGACCTTCCGCTGGTGAGGCGCTACCTGGAGTTCGCCAAGGAATCCGACGAGCCGGTCATCGTGCACGTGGTCACCAAGAAGGGCAAGGGCTACAAGCCCGCCATCGACCATCCGGAGCGTTTTCACGGCACAAGCCCATTCGCCATCCCTTCCGGGCTTCCTTCAAAGAAGACGAAAACCCCGCCACCCGCCTATCAGGACGTCTTCGGCAAAGCCATGGTTCGCTTCGCCAAAGCCAATCCCAAGATCGTCGGCATCACCGGGGCCATGCCTTCCGGCACCGGCCTGATCCACTTGAGCGACGAAGTTCCTGAGCAGTTCTACGACGTGGGCATCGCGGAGGAGCATGCCGTCCTATTCGCCGCGGGCATGGCCACACGCGGTCTGCGGCCAGTCTGCGGCATCTACAGCACCTTTCTACAACGGGCCTTCGACCAGATCATACACGACGTCTGCTTGCAGAAGCTCCCGGTGGTCTTCTGCATGGACCGAGCCGGCTTGTCGCCAAACGACGGCCCGACGCACCACGGCCTTTTCGACATCGCCTACCTGCGCATGGTGCCCAACCTCATCTTCATGCAGCCCAGCAATGAGGACGAGCTGGTCGACATGATGCAAACCGCGTTCAGCCAAAACCTGCCGGCGTTCATCCGCTACCCGCGCGGCTCGGGCGTCGGGGTTGAAATGAAGACCGATCCGCAGGCCTTGCCGATCGGCAAAGCGGAAGTCGTGAAAAACGGCAGCGAATTGGTTATCTGGGCCTTGGGACCGATGGTTCAGGACGCTTTGCAGCTCGCGCAGACGCTGGAAGCGGAAGATGGCGTCAAGGTCGGCGTGGTCAACGCCCGCTTCATCAAACCGCTCGATCGGAGCCTCTTGCTAGAACAGGCCGACACGGCCACGCTGCTTGTGACCATGGAGGATGGCGTGCTTTCCGGCGGTTTCGGCAGCCTGGTGGCGGAGACCCTGGTCGACAACGGTCTCGCTACGCCCTTGCACCGCATCGGCTGGCCGGATGAGTTCGTCAGTCACGGCGACAGCGTGGCGGAGCTCCGAAGCCGCCACGGCCTCTCTCCCGACGATATGCTGCGAGGTATCCGCTCAAAGCTGAAGACGCTACACGCCTAG
- a CDS encoding EVE domain-containing protein, which translates to MAKNLWLIKSEPDVFSFDDLKACPKQTEHWDGIRNYQARNFMRDSMKKGDIALFYHSNAGPQSGAVGLAEVVSESAYPDHTQFDPKSDYYDAKSKPEEPRWLMVDFKYALPFKRLVSLKEMKETPELEEMLVVKRGQRLSIQPVELQHFKAVCKMGGLLVKDLKTLGV; encoded by the coding sequence ATGGCGAAGAATCTTTGGCTGATTAAGAGTGAACCGGATGTGTTCTCCTTCGACGACCTGAAGGCCTGTCCGAAACAGACCGAGCACTGGGATGGGATTCGGAACTATCAGGCCCGAAACTTCATGCGTGACAGCATGAAGAAGGGGGACATCGCGTTGTTCTACCACTCCAACGCCGGTCCGCAAAGCGGAGCTGTCGGCTTGGCGGAGGTCGTCAGCGAGTCAGCCTATCCGGACCACACGCAGTTCGACCCGAAGTCGGACTATTACGATGCGAAGTCCAAGCCAGAGGAGCCACGCTGGCTGATGGTGGACTTCAAGTATGCGCTGCCCTTCAAGCGTCTGGTCTCGCTCAAGGAGATGAAGGAAACGCCCGAGCTCGAGGAAATGCTGGTGGTGAAGCGTGGGCAAAGACTCTCGATCCAGCCGGTCGAGCTTCAGCATTTCAAGGCGGTCTGCAAAATGGGCGGGCTTCTCGTCAAGGATCTGAAAACGCTAGGCGTGTAG